CGCACATCGTCGGGGCCAGCATGGGCGGGATGATAGCCCAGCAGTACGCCCTGGAGTACGACCGGGCGCAGTCGCTGACGCTCATGTGTACCTCCCCGGGCGGTCCGGAGGCCAAGCCGGTTCCCGAGGAGACCCAACAGCGGATGTTCGACGTGCCAGAGGGCCTCGGCGAGCGGGAACTCCGGCGGTACAAGATGCGGCCGGCGCTCTCGGACGCGTTCATCGACGCCCACGAGGACCTCATCGAACGCATCGTCGACTGGCGCATCGACAGCGACGCCAGCGACCGGGCACTGGAGTGGCAAGGCGCGGCGGTCCAGGCGTTCGACGCGTCGGACCGTCTCGGTGAAATCACGCAGCCGTGCCTCGTCATCCACGGGACCGCCGACGAGGTGGTGCCCTACGAGAACGGGGAACTGCTGGCCCGCGGGCTGCCCAACGCCGACTTCGTCACCGTCCACGGCGGCCCGCACCTGCTGTTCATCGAGGAGCACGAGCGCGTCACCACACAGATTCGGGAGTTCGTCGACGGTGTCTGAGCGCACGCCACAGGAGTGGGTCGGTGCCTGGAGCGACCGCCGGGCCGCACTCACCCCGGACCGCGAGGGACTGGTGGACGCGACGACCGGCCGGCGGTTCACCTACGCCGAACTGGACCGGCGCGCGAACCGGACCGCTCGCCTGCTCCGGCAAGACGGCGTCGGCAGCGACGACACCGTCGCCGTCGTCTCGCGGAACCGCCCCGCCGTCGTCGACCTGTTTTTCGCCACCGGCAAGACCGGCAGCCGGCTGGCCCCGCTGTCCCACCGCCTCGCACCCCCCGAACTCGCGGTGCTCCTTGACCGCGTCGATCCCGAACTCCTCGTCGTCGAGACACCTTTCGCCGAAACTGTCTCGACCGCCCTGGAGAACGCCGACGTGGCCGCTCCCCGCCTCCTCCATCTTGCCACCGGCGGCGCGCCCTCGGTCGCGACGCTCGACAGCACGCCCTACGCTTCGGCCCTCCCCGAGGACGACGCGCCCGTCGAGACGGCGGCCCCGGCCCCCGGCGACACGCACCTCCTGCTCCACACCGGCGGCTCGACCGGGACGCCGAAGGAAACGGAGATAACCCACCGCGGCGTCGTCTGGAACTCCCTGAACACCATCACGGCGTGGGGCCTGCGGGCCGACGACGTGACGCCGATGGTGTTCCCGATGTTCCACACCGGCGGCTGGAACGTTCTCACCGTCCCGCTGTGGCATATGAGCGGCACCGTCGTCATCGCCCGCGAGTTCGACCCCGGCGACGTGCTGGACATCGTCGAGCGGGAGGGCGGGACGGTGCTGGTCGCCGTCCCCGCCGTGCTCCGGCTGATGGCCGACCACGACCGCTGGCCGGAGACGGACCTCTCGACGCTCCGCTTCGCCAAGTCCGGCGGTGGCCCCTGCCGCAAGAGCGTGATGGAGGCCTGGTGGGACCGCGGCGTCGACCTCTCGCAGGGCTACGGCCTCACCGAGTGCGGCCCGAACAACTTCGCGATGCCCGAGGGGTGGCCCCGCGAGAAGGCCGATTCCGTCGGCAAACCGGCGATGCACGTCGACGCGCGGGTCGTGGCAGTCGGCGACGATACGGACGCCGACCCTCCGACGGTGGAACGCGGGGCGGTCGGCGAACTCCAGTTGCGCTCGCCCCACGCCGCCGACCGGTACCTCGACGACCCCGAGGCCACCGCCGAGACGTTCGGCGACGGCTGGGTGTCGACCGGCGACCTCGCCCGCGTCGACGCCGACGGCTACTTCTACATCGAGGGGCGCACCAAGCACATGTTCGTCAGCGGCGGCGAGAACGTCTACCCCGCGGAGGTCGAGGACGCCATCGCCGACCACCCCGCCGTCGGCGAGGTCGTCGTGATTCCGGTCCCCGACGACACGTGGGGCCAGGTCGGGAAGGCCGTCGTCGAACCCGCGACCGCCGCATCGGACGACGGCGGCGACGGGCCGCTGACGCTCGCGGAATTGCGAGCGTTCCTCGACGGCCGCCTGGCCCGGTACAAACACCCCCGCGAAATCGCGTTCGTCGAGACGATGCCGACAAGCGGCCCGGACAAAATCGACAGGGGTGCGGTCGTCGACCGGTTCGGAGACTGACCCCGCTCTGTCTGACGGGGCCACCGTCGGACATCGCTCCGAAACGGAACTGCGAGGAGAGTTCGATACCGCACCGCCGCGTCGCCCCGGGCGACCACCACGTCGCCCGGTCCAATCAACACCAGAAGGTGGACCGCCGTTACGCTTCGTCGAAGACCCAGTCGCCCTCGACGACGTGGTCCGCGACGGCGTCGAGGTCGAGGGTGAGCCCGAGCCCCGGTTCTTCCGGAATCTCGATGTAGCCGTCCTCGATGACGTCCTCCTCGACGAGGTCCTCCCACCAGCCGAGTTCGTAGGAGTGGTACTCGACGGCGAGCGAGTTCGGGACCGCGGCCCCGACGTGAGCGCTGGCCATCGTCGCAATCGGCGAGGAGACGTTGTGCATCGCCACCGGGATGTAGTACTGGTTCGCCACGTCGGCGACCTTCCGCGTCTCGCGCATGCCGCCGACCTTCGGCATGTCCGGCGCGACCATGTCGACGGCCTGGTTCTCGATGAGGCGTCGCTCCTCAGTGACGCGATAGCGGTTCTCGCCGACGGTTATCGGCGTGTTCGTCGACTTCGTGACCTCTTCCTGGACTTCGAGGTTCTCCGGCGGGACGGGGTCTTCGAGCCACCACACGTCGTACTCCTCGATGGCCTCGGCGAGGCGCTTGCCGGAACTGCCCGAGAAGGTCCAGTGACAGTCGAAGGCCACGTCGGCCTCGTCCTTGACTTCCTCGGTGACCCGCTCGACGATTTCGGCCTTGTGTCGGATTTCGCCCGGGCGGAGGTGGCGGTTCGAGCGGTCTTTCTCCAGGCCGCTGGGCACGTCGAGGTCGAACTTCAGGGCGTCGTAGCCCAGTTCGTCGACGACGCGGCGGGCCTCGTCTGCGCAGGCCTCGGGGTCGGCCTCCTCCTCGGTGTGGCAGTCACAGTACACGCGCATCTCGTCGCGGTACTTGCCGCCCAGCAGCTGGTAGGCCGGCACTTCGAGTATCTTGCCCGCGAGGTCGTGCAGCGCAACCTCGATGCCGGCGATAGCCGTGACGGTCACGCCCTCGACGCTCCCCTCGCCGGACATCTTCTGGATGAGGTGCTCGTAGAGGCGGTCGATATCCAGGGGGTTCTCGCCGACGACGAACGGCTTCATCCGCTCGATGAGTTCCGGAACGCCCGCGCCCCAGTAGGCCTCGCCCGTGCCGACGATGCCCGCGTCCGTGTAGATGCGAACGAGCGTCCACGGGAAGTTCCCGTCGACCATCGTGGTCTGTACGTCTGTAATCTCCACGTCGCGGCCGCCGCCGCGCTTCGCAGTGACGCCCATCGTCTCCGCGGAGAGCTCCCGCATGGTGTACTCCGCGTTCGGGTCGTGCAGGTCAGCGTAGTCTACGTCGTTTGCCTTTCCCATACCCCCCGATTGCTATCGGCGTCACAAAAGTGTAGAGGAAATCGGTCTCGCCCGTCGTCGCCCCAGACGCCGCCACGTTGGGGCAGTCACGCGCCGGACACGGAATCGAGAACAGGGCGGTTACGTGTAGCTCGACACGAACCTGCAGGTTATCGAAGCCCCTACCGCGACGGCTGGCCCTCTATGCGACGATTCGTCCCTGAGTATGTGTGCCAGTACACACATAGCTGTGCGTAGTCCATCGAGAATAAGAACGTGTGTGTATGGGTTTGCCAAGGAAAGCGTTCGCTACTGTCGGCTAAATGTCGCTATAACTGTCTGCGGGTCCCTGCTTGCCCGAACGACCACCCCAGAGACCGCTGACGTAGTCCGGTGAAAAGGTGCGTTTCTTGGCAGTAGTATATACTTCGAAGGTATTTAAAGAGCGACTAAATTTCAGCCGAACACTCGAAGGAAGTTGGCCGTTCGCACACCTAAGCGTACAGGTGTCGGAATCTGAGGAAAGATGAAGTGGGACCGCCGAGTGCCGCGATTCGTCTCTAGAGCTGTTCATCCGTGGGTACGCGTGGTTGTGACTCATGGGTACTCTGTGAACTGCGGTTAGTCGATGTAGCTACGGCGCGATTCCATCCGCTTCAGAAGGTCCGGCTGGTCGTAGTGCGTCCGAATGACCTCCGGGGTCGCGTTCACACGCTCGGCCAGCACCTCCGGCGGCCAGCCTTCATCACGGTGATGCGTAATCGAACCTGTCCGAATCCGATGTGGAGAACGGGCCGACGGGCAACGCGATTCGTAGCCGTGTTCCAGCGCCTCGCAGGTCTCCGTATCGCGGTCGTGCGGGCACGTCCCGAAACGGCACGGCTGGGTGATGATATTGAAACGCGAGCGAATCGCGCCCTTCGACATCCGACCGGTTCCGCGCTTGCTAGAGAACAACGGCTTGCGCCCGTGTTCGTCCTCGACCTCGACGCGGGTCACCTCGATGTAGTCTTCGAGCAGCTGCCCGATCTCTTCGGACAGGCCAACCGGCCGCTCACCATCCTCCTGATTCTTCAGCGGCGTATCCGTCTCAGGCCGGTGGCAGAAGTAGACGAACGGAACGTCGAACTGTTCGAGTTCCTCGTCGGTGAGTCCGTCCCGGTGGGCCAGTCGGTCGAGATCGTCGTCGGTCAGGTAGCAGTCGTCCAGGTCGAGCGCACGAAGCGCACCGAGTCGAGCACCAGTATGCCACGCCAGCGCGAACAGCATGTGGTCGCGGCTGGCGTAGTCGAACTGTTCCAGTTTGTGCAGAATCGTCTCGGCACGGTTCGCCGTCAGTTTCTCCTCGTTCGCTCGTTCTGCCTTCGAGAGGGTCGGCACGTCGACTTTCGCGGGCAGTACCGGCGGGACTGCTTCTACGTCGACGCAGAAGTCCAGAAACAGTTTGATCGTCCCGAGTTGCGTGTTCAGGGCGTTCTTCGTTAGCCCGTCAGCACGCCGGTCGGAGTCGTATCGGAACACGTCGCGCCCGGTGAGGTCGTTCAGGTTGTCGATGCCCTCTTCGTCGAGCCAGTCGACAAACTGCCGAACACGGTAGTAGTAGCTCTGAACCGTCTCGTCGGCTTTCTCGGCTTTCTGCCGGTCTATCCACATCTCCAGTGCTTGCCGCGGGGCAAGCGGTTGGAGATCGTCACTCATCGGTGTCCCTCTCGGATGGGGCATCCGGTTCTGTTTCGAGGGCGGACGAGCGAATCCGATTTCAGATTTGACGGGGCAGTCATCCACTCCTGACTGCTGATTGCACGTATAAACCGGACCGTCTCGGTTGGGTGAAAGTGGAACCGTGGGGTTAGGCCCACTGATTACTGCGTTTATCCGGCTTTCTGAATCCACTCTTGAGAAACTAACACGACTGCCGGATAACCTCCGGCGGGGTCGAGCGAGGGGTTTAATCCTCGCGGTTGTGTCTGCCAACATGCTTCCGTGCTTGGTCCACGGGAGCCACAGCGGGCCGGTGTTGCAGCACCGGGTCCGCTAAATTCTCAGTTACTGTGGCTTCCTACTCAGGGCATAACATTGAGTGAACTTAGTTGTTTCTACTAAACTAACTGTCTTCAAGACCCTAACACAGATATATTTTGAACAGCTATGTTTCACAAATAGGATTAAATATGGCTGGTGGACGTAAAGAAACAATTGACGACATTGAGATATTACGAGTGTTCGAGAAATCTTCTGATCCGGTGCTTTTTACTGGAGAAGTCGCAAATCTTATCGGATTTTCAAACCAAGGGACTCTACCTCGATTACGGGAACTGGAAGAAGAGGGATTTATATGCTCGAAGAGAGGCGGTAAAGTGTTAGTTTGGTGGCTTTCAGAAAGGGGGAAAAAACGAGCAAACGACTGAGAAGGCTAAATTCAAAAATACAAACTGAAGTCACTGGGCTACACCCCATTCTTCAGCTTCTTCCGGTTCAATTTGCTCAGTATCCAAATCTTCAGGAGGATCTGGATCTCCTTTTAATTCTATTCGTTTTATTGTCTTTTTAGTCTTCATATCTTTGAACTCTAACTTATATTCTCCTTCTGCAATCTCATCCGGTTCGCCCACTATTTTGAGAGTAATCGGGAATCCATTAAGATCTTGATCAGATTTGAGGTGGTTCCCCTCCAATCTGACAGAATCGGGTTTATTATCCCAAGGAACAATGTCAATTGCCGGATCACTTTCTATAGATATATCAAACTCTGTGGCCCAATCTGGGATATCAAAATACGTTTCTAAGTGGCCAATTCCGTGGGATACTCTAAATCGTCCGTTATGATGATTCTCTACAGAGTTGGGAGGTCGTGTTTGAAGACAAGTTATCTTGATCCCACTCTGTGTTTTGCGAATAATAATTGGTATAATAAACGCTAAAATTGCGACTGAAAATGTTACTATTTGCGCAGCTGTTTCTGTCAATATTAACCCAACAACAGCTGAAAGACCTGCTGTTCCAACTGCTATTTTTCCCCATGTTGGATTGTGTGATTTCGTAATTACAGATTCTATAATTCGAGGGGACATGGTTATCGTGTTTGGACTCCCTCATACTCTACTGCAATATTGGAAATTCTCTTACAAAAGTAGATAGAATAAATCATTCTTGCCAAATCAGTCATTCTTGATATGGCTCCCTCCGACGCCTTCACATGAAGTCGATCACTTTGAATTTGGATGGCTGTGTCTATATTGTCAATATAATATTTCACGGTGATATAGTTTATCTGCCCTTCTGACATATTCTGATATCGGTTGGTCAGTTCTGATTTCAAATCACCGGAATAGATCTTCATCGTGGAAATATTGTCAAACCCCTCAAACTGTACTTCTGAAATCTCGTTTGGCTGAATTATATTATCGGAAAATACGTCATTGAATTCTTCATATATGTGTGACATGAAATCAGGTGTGAATTCGATATTCTCAATTAGTATCTCTTCTGAATGCACTCTCTGAATTGCACTAATGGCTTGATTTACAATCGACTGCTTACCTCTGAGTAACGCAATATTCGAATCAAAAAAATACACTTCAGCAGATTCTACTTCTCGAACATAGACTTCCCTGCGTTCTTGATCAACAAATGCTGTTTCTTCATGATAAGATTCGACATTATATGTGACAGCAGTCAAATCCTTTAATTCTCTTTTGATGGCCCCTGATAATTTATTATCATTTTCTATATATTTTCTAATCTTCATTTCTTCAAACCCTTCAGCGGGTGCTGATGGATCTCCAGAATGGAATTCAGGTAGTTGTGATATGATCTCATCGATATTTGGTATATTTGTTGCAGGAATATTCTTCGTCCTAATCAAAACTGGAGTAAATACCAAGTATCCATCATAATGAAAGGTAGATTCATTCATTAAACAATTATTGATGCTAGCTCTATATAAAAAATCGGGACAAGCTAATTCCACACATCCAGAATTGGGTGAATTTTATCATGAGTATTGGTTGAATGTCTATCATTAACTACAGAACAGCTCTCAACGGCTTCAAATTCTTGTAATCTGTCTGCCGTTGCATCATCCGGCAGGTCCCAATACGCATAGGCACCGATGTAGTCAACAACACACCTGAAAGTAGCCTCTTCAGGCAACGTTGAACGTACCTGCGGCTGTTCGACATCGGAAATTGCGCGCTCTACGGCAGCGTCGAGATCGTCGAGATCGTCCCACTGCCGACGCGCGAGGTCGTTTCGTATCTCGCTCTCGCTCGCGGCTTGTACGGAGTCGAGCGAACACCAGCGGACGGCTTCGCGCACGTCCGGGTCTTGCAGGTGATCGTTCGGGTCGATTCCTTCCGTAATCGAAACCGAACAAGACCAGAACCGACGGTTCGTCGCCCAGTACAGCGCGAGCTTCCACGTCGCCGCTTTGTCAGCGTACGTCTCTCGGTCGTCGTCGCTCTGCTCAAAGGACTCCGTCGCGTCAAGCAGCGAGCCGAACGTCGCGCTCAGGTACTTGCCGAGATACGCACCAGCGGTTGACTCCATTTCGTGGCCGTCGTCGCCGAACTCGATCAACTCGTGCGAACGGGTCCGTTCTCGGACCCACTCTTCGCCGTGATCGTGGTCACCGAAGCGATACCAGTCGACGAAGCCCTCGTCGCTCTGGAACTCTGGTTCCAGCTCGTCGAGGTCGTCGCGGTACGTCAGCGGGTATACGTCGACGATCTCGCCTTGGCCGTAGTCGGCCCATTTCGCGGCTACTTCCGGTTTATCGCACAGCCACGGCAGTCCGTCTTGCTGGCGGGTCGGCACGTCGAAGAACAGCACATGCAGGTGCGGGTATCCTTTCTCAGTGAACTCCAGCGCCTTGATGTAGTCCGGTCGGTCACGCGGTCGCCCGGTGACCTCACTATCGAGATCGGGACGCCAGCCGGGAACATCCGGGTCGCGGGTATTGGCTTTCGTCGACGGGTCCGAGTCGAAATACGACAACAGCCGGTTGAAGTTCTCGTTTATCGAATCTATTCCATCAAGCAGCGAGTCTTGGCGCTTCGGGTCGGTCGTCAGCGTCACCAGCACGGCGTTCTCAGCGTTCTCGTAGCCGTATTCCAGCGCATCATTAAACCGGGCAAACTGCTTGGAGACGCGGCCTTGGTCGTTGAACCGGGTTTTGTAGTCCTTCGTCATCCGCTGTGTTGACTCGCCGCCGCGCCGGTCTACAAAGTGGACATCGAACAGCAGTTTGTAATCCTTGATGCGGTTCAGGTAGGATGTAAAACCGTCCTTCAGTAGCTCCCGCAGGTCATCATCTACAGAATCGACGCGAGAGAGGTAATTACGCAGGAACTCACGATCATACGTCAGGCCCTCTGTCTGGGTTGTTTGAGTAATGCCTTCTGTAATCAAGTCAAGAAGCCGCAGTGTCGGGGTCACGAAAAGAACGCCTGACGACCGGGATTTCCGCACGTACGGGTCGTCATCGGTTACAAGGTCGTCGATGAAGCGGTATGCAAACTGGTAGTCCGGGTCCGAACCGTCGACGCGCTCGCACGTCTCAGGCGACACTCCCTTCACTGCGTACGAAACGACGTGAGACAGCGGCGTACCTTCCGGATGCGCCGCAATGAACTTCGCAATGCGTACACGATCTTCGTCGCGTTCGGTCAGTGTTCCATCGAGCAACTGGCCGTGGCCGAGGAGGTCGCGCTCTTCCAGGAGGTCTGCTAAGACGGGAGTGTTACATCTGTCCGCGAGGTCGAGACCGCCCAGGTGTCCCGGCGGCTCCACGCGGCTGTTCATGCGTGGGACCCCGCGGGGGCAGAAACGGCATTGGTCGGACAGGTGAACGCGGTAACGATTCCCCTCACCCGCCGGGTTCGGGGGAAACGCTCGGGCTTCCGGGTCGACCCGCAAGGGGTCGCTGCCGGCTGGTCGAGCAGGTGCGGGCCGCGATTGGCGCTCGCGGCCCGGTCCGGGCTGCTCGCTCCGCTGCGCTGCCGGGCGTGCCAGCTCTCCCGCGCCCTCGCTTTCGGTGGCCTGTGGGGGCTGGCAGAGACGCGCAGCTGCGAGGTCGAGTCAACCCCCGCAAGGGGGGTTTCCTCTCCCGGAACGCGAACCTGTGGGGTCAAGCCGCCGACAAACTGGGTTGGTCGGACGGTGGGTCGGCTACCTACGGCGGGTACTCCCCTGTCCTCTCCTCGGCACATCGTCGGACAGAGGAGTTACCGAT
Above is a window of Haloarcula sp. DT43 DNA encoding:
- a CDS encoding alpha/beta fold hydrolase, whose product is MSPKPDHLKDFQPELPTMQYATNDGVDIAYERDGPPDAETVAFVEGIGYGRWMWLWQQEGLVDEYQTVVWDNRGTGDSDEPDGPYTMSQMAGDLEAVLDDAGIGRAHIVGASMGGMIAQQYALEYDRAQSLTLMCTSPGGPEAKPVPEETQQRMFDVPEGLGERELRRYKMRPALSDAFIDAHEDLIERIVDWRIDSDASDRALEWQGAAVQAFDASDRLGEITQPCLVIHGTADEVVPYENGELLARGLPNADFVTVHGGPHLLFIEEHERVTTQIREFVDGV
- a CDS encoding AMP-binding protein — protein: MSERTPQEWVGAWSDRRAALTPDREGLVDATTGRRFTYAELDRRANRTARLLRQDGVGSDDTVAVVSRNRPAVVDLFFATGKTGSRLAPLSHRLAPPELAVLLDRVDPELLVVETPFAETVSTALENADVAAPRLLHLATGGAPSVATLDSTPYASALPEDDAPVETAAPAPGDTHLLLHTGGSTGTPKETEITHRGVVWNSLNTITAWGLRADDVTPMVFPMFHTGGWNVLTVPLWHMSGTVVIAREFDPGDVLDIVEREGGTVLVAVPAVLRLMADHDRWPETDLSTLRFAKSGGGPCRKSVMEAWWDRGVDLSQGYGLTECGPNNFAMPEGWPREKADSVGKPAMHVDARVVAVGDDTDADPPTVERGAVGELQLRSPHAADRYLDDPEATAETFGDGWVSTGDLARVDADGYFYIEGRTKHMFVSGGENVYPAEVEDAIADHPAVGEVVVIPVPDDTWGQVGKAVVEPATAASDDGGDGPLTLAELRAFLDGRLARYKHPREIAFVETMPTSGPDKIDRGAVVDRFGD
- a CDS encoding mandelate racemase/muconate lactonizing enzyme family protein, yielding MGKANDVDYADLHDPNAEYTMRELSAETMGVTAKRGGGRDVEITDVQTTMVDGNFPWTLVRIYTDAGIVGTGEAYWGAGVPELIERMKPFVVGENPLDIDRLYEHLIQKMSGEGSVEGVTVTAIAGIEVALHDLAGKILEVPAYQLLGGKYRDEMRVYCDCHTEEEADPEACADEARRVVDELGYDALKFDLDVPSGLEKDRSNRHLRPGEIRHKAEIVERVTEEVKDEADVAFDCHWTFSGSSGKRLAEAIEEYDVWWLEDPVPPENLEVQEEVTKSTNTPITVGENRYRVTEERRLIENQAVDMVAPDMPKVGGMRETRKVADVANQYYIPVAMHNVSSPIATMASAHVGAAVPNSLAVEYHSYELGWWEDLVEEDVIEDGYIEIPEEPGLGLTLDLDAVADHVVEGDWVFDEA
- a CDS encoding tyrosine-type recombinase/integrase, whose amino-acid sequence is MSDDLQPLAPRQALEMWIDRQKAEKADETVQSYYYRVRQFVDWLDEEGIDNLNDLTGRDVFRYDSDRRADGLTKNALNTQLGTIKLFLDFCVDVEAVPPVLPAKVDVPTLSKAERANEEKLTANRAETILHKLEQFDYASRDHMLFALAWHTGARLGALRALDLDDCYLTDDDLDRLAHRDGLTDEELEQFDVPFVYFCHRPETDTPLKNQEDGERPVGLSEEIGQLLEDYIEVTRVEVEDEHGRKPLFSSKRGTGRMSKGAIRSRFNIITQPCRFGTCPHDRDTETCEALEHGYESRCPSARSPHRIRTGSITHHRDEGWPPEVLAERVNATPEVIRTHYDQPDLLKRMESRRSYID